From Triticum urartu cultivar G1812 chromosome 2, Tu2.1, whole genome shotgun sequence, a single genomic window includes:
- the LOC125534535 gene encoding cationic peroxidase SPC4-like, with amino-acid sequence MAMASSSGGAGSLVLAFVTVAVLLSPALSARLDGTGFHSATCPQLESIVRSSVQAALQREVALAAGLLRIFFHDCFPQGCDASVYLKGSGTEQAMGPNTTLQPRALQLVEDIRAKVHAACGATVSCADISALATRDAVVLSGGPNYTVPQGQFDSLAPASANVVNGLPSPATASVTTLARAFSAKGLRDLADLVALSGAHTVGRTGCPFFADRAQRMDDTFSRRLAANCSAPSPRPQNLDVVTPDLFDNGYYRALVNSQGVFTSDMALIKDRTTAPIVRQFAQSKDAFFAQFAKSMAKLATAPRPGGNVGEIRRSCFSRNARRAIDTIVDAGEEEGFAASA; translated from the coding sequence ATGGCGATGGCGAGCAGCAGCGGCGGCGCAGGCTCACTGGTTCTGGCCTTCGTTACCGTCGCCGTTCTGCTCTCCCCAGCCCTGTCCGCCCGTCTGGACGGCACCGGCTTCCACTCGGCGACGTGCCCGCAGCTGGAGAGCATCGTGCGGTCCTCCGTGCAGGCGGCGCTCCAGCGTGAGGTGGCGCTCGCCGCCGGCCTGCTCCGCATCTTCTTCCACGACTGCTTCCCACAGGGCTGCGACGCGTCCGTGTACCTCAAGGGCAGCGGCACGGAGCAGGCCATGGGGCCCAACACCACGCTGCAGCCGCGCGCGCTGCAGCTCGTGGAGGACATCCGCGCCAAGGTGCACGCGGCGTGCGGCGCCACCGTGTCGTGCGCCGACATCTCGGCGCTCGCCACCCGCGACGCCGTCGTGCTCTCCGGCGGCCCCAACTACACCGTGCCGCAGGGCCAGTTCGACAGCCTCGCCCCTGCGTCGGCGAACGTCGTCAACGGCCTCCCGTCGCCGGCAACCGCCAGCGTCACCACCCTCGCCCGCGCCTTCAGCGCCAAGGGCCTCCGCGACCTCGCCGACCTGGTGGCGCTCTCCGGCGCCCACACCGTCGGGAGGACGGGCTGCCCGTTCTTCGCCGACCGGGCCCAGCGCATGGACGACACCTTCTCCCGGAGGCTGGCGGCCAACTGCAGCGCCCCCTCGCCCCGGCCACAGAACCTGGACGTGGTGACCCCCGACCTGTTCGACAACGGGTACTACAGGGCGCTGGTGAACAGCCAGGGCGTGTTCACCTCCGACATGGCGCTCATCAAGGACCGCACCACGGCGCCCATCGTGAGGCAGTTCGCGCAGAGCAAGGACGCCTTCTTCGCGCAGTTCGCCAAGTCCATGGCCAAGCTCGCCACCGCGCCGAGGCCCGGCGGGAACGTCGGCGAGATCCGCCGCAGCTGCTTCAGCCGCAACGCCCGGCGCGCCATCGACACCATCgtcgacgccggcgaggaggagggaTTCGCGGCTTCTGCCTGA